From the genome of Triticum aestivum cultivar Chinese Spring chromosome 3B, IWGSC CS RefSeq v2.1, whole genome shotgun sequence, one region includes:
- the LOC123066622 gene encoding dirigent protein 22-like, which translates to MASAVLFVLLALATMQPQTASSQKETHLKVYWHDVVSGPDPTSVPVARATTTNTSKTAFGVVMVMDNSLTEGPSLNSSRLMGRAQGTYIAAGKDQLALLMLMNFLFTAGKYNGSSVAIMGRNAVFTEVREMAVVGGTGVFRWAPGYAQARTHTLDLKTGDATVEYNVFIMH; encoded by the coding sequence ATGGCCTCTGCCGTGCTCTTCGTCCTCCTCGCCCTGGCCACCATGCAACCGCAGACCGCGTCGTCCCAGAAGGAGACGCACCTCAAGGTGTACTGGCACGACGTGGTGAGCGGACCGGACCCGACGTCAGTGCCGGTGGCGCGCGCGACCACGACCAACACCTCCAAGACAGCCTTCGGCGTCGTCATGGTCATGGACAACTCACTCACCGAGGGGCCGAGCCTCAACTCATCCAGGCTCATGGGCCGCGCCCAGGGCACCTACATCGCCGCCGGCAAGGACCAGCTGGCGCTGCTCATGCTCATGAACTTCCTTTTCACCGCCGGCAAGTACAACGGCAGCAGCGTCGCCATTATGGGTCGCAACGCCGTGTTCACCGAGGTCCGCGAGATGGCTGTCGTCGGCGGTACCGGCGTTTTCAGGTGGGCTCCAGGGTACGCGCAGGCCAGGACGCACACCTTGGACCTCAAGACCGGCGACGCCACCGTTGAGTACAACGTATTCATCATGCACTAG